Part of the Actinomycetota bacterium genome is shown below.
AGTGTCGGTAGTCCCTCTACCTTCAGATGAGATGAAGGGCAGGATAATCGGTCGCGAAGGCCGCAACATCCGCGCCCTGGACAACATAAGCGGAATCGATGTCATCATCGATGATACTCCCGAAGCTGTAGTGCTCAGCGGATTCGATGGCGTCAACCGCGAGATTGCCCGCCTGACCCTGACCAAGCTGCTGTCTGACGGCCGTATCCATCCAGCCCGCATCGAGGATACATACAAGCAGGCAAAGGCGGAAGTCGAGAAGGCCATCCTCGAAGCCGGCGAACAGGCCACCCTGGAAGCCAACATCCATGGGGTCCCGGAGAACCTGGTCAAGCTGCTCGGCCGTCTCAAATACCGCACAAGCTACGGTCAGAACGTTCTGGCGCATTCGCTCGAGGTCAGCCATCTCGCCGGCATCATGGCCGCCGAACTGGGCGCCAATGTCAAAATAGTCAAGCGCGCCGGACTGCTTCACGACATAGGCAAGGCTGTCGACCACCAGATCGAGGGAACGCACGCCGACATCGGCGCCAATCTGGCCAAGAAGAACCGCGAATCGCAGGCGATCACGCATGCGATCGAGGCCCATGACTCCGATGTCGAGCCGCAGACCGTCGAGGCGGTCCTGGTGCAGGCTGCGGACGCAGTCAGTGCCGCCCGACCTGGCGCCCGCCGCGACAGCCTGGAAAGCTACATCAAGCGCCTGGAATCCCTGGAGAATATCGCCGTCAGCAAGAAGGGCGTCGAGAAGTGCTATGTCATGCAGGCAGGCCGCGAGATCCGGGTCATGGTCAAGCCGGGCGAGATCGACGATTCTGAGGCAGCCTTGCTGTCCCGCGAGATCGCCAAGGAGATCGAGAAGCAGCTGGATTATCCTGGGCAGATCAAGGTGACGGTGATCCGGGAAAGCCGGGCTACGGAATACGCCAAGTAGTGTGGTCTGGCGTGCTGGGCGGATGTTCCCGCCTACGCTGACTGCGCCTTCGGCAAACGCTACGGCGGAAACATCCGCCCAGCTCGTGGGCTCGCTGGTTGATCGCTACCGCTATTGACGACTTTCATGACGATAATCCTGAAGGCATTCTAATGAAAAGCCGCCCATGAACAGCCGCCGTTATCATCTTACGACATTCGGTTGCCAGATGAATGAGCACGACTCGGAGCGCATCCGGGGGGTCCTCGAGGAGGATGGGTGGCAGCCTGTAGACGATCCCGAGTCAGCCGATCTGCTTCTGTTCAATACCTGCTCTGTCCGTGAGAGCGCGGAAAACCGTTTGCTGGGACGGTTGGGGGAGGCCCGCCGCCTGAAGAATGAGCGCCCCGACCGCCTGATCGCTCTCGCTGGCTGTTTTGCCCAGAGCCGCCAGTCGGAGATCTTCGACCAGCTGCCCTTTCTGGATATCGCCTTCGGCCCCCGCAATATAGGCGAGCTGCCAGAGCTCATCGACGCGGTTTCCACGAGTACGGGCAGCCGCGCATATTCCTTCGACGACAATCCATCTCTCAGCGGCGCTCTGCCTTCCCGGCGTCTGGACCGGCATCGCGCCTGGGTACAGGTAATGACCGGCTGCACCAATTTCTGCAGCTACTGTGTTGTGCCCAGCGTCAGGGGGCCTGAACGCAGCCGCAAGGAGCTAAATATCATAGACGAGGTCAAAGCGCTCGTCGATGACGGAGTAGTCGAAGTCACTCTCCTCGGCCAGAACGTCAACTCCTACGGACTCGACCTCGAGGGTGGGATGGCAGGGGACAGGCGATTCGCCTCGTTGCTGGCAGAGCTCGATGCCATCGAGGGTCTTCAGCGTGTGCGCTTCACTACCTCACATCCCAAAGACCTCAGCCCCGCGCTTGTGGAAGCCATACGGGATGTCCCTGTTGTCTGCGAGCATATTCACCTGCCGGTCCAGTCCGGTTCGAACCGGGTTCTCGAGCGCATGAATCGGGGTTATACCCGCGAACACTACCTGAAGCTGATTGATTCCCTTTATACGGCGGTTCCGGAGATCGCGATCACAACAGACATCATCATCGGTTTTCCGGGCGAGAAAGAGGAAGATTTCTATCGTACGATGACCCTGGCTGGAGAATGCCGTTTTGATGGCGCCTTCACTTTCCTCTACTCGGCGCGTACGGGCACGGAAGCGGCGGCGCTCACGGGGCTTATCCCTCCGGGGACCATGAAGCGTCGGATGGGCGAGCTGGTCGGACTGATCCAGCAGACGGCGCTGGCGAAGAACGAGTCACTAGTCGGCACGACAGCGGAAGTCCTGGTTGAGGGAGCCAGCCGCCATGGCGGCGGCCAGTGGCGTGGTCGCACCCGCACGAACAAGATCATCAACTTTTCAGCAGCCGAAACTGGCGAACCACCTGCGGCAGGCCTGTTGACCCCGGTTCAGATAGACTCCGCCACCTCCACGACCCTTCGGGGCCGCCAAGATTGATTTTCCGACAAATCGGGAAAAGGAACAATGGAAAGGGGTGGTTCATTGGGTTCTTTGATGACACCAGTCAGGGAAGCTGCTGTTGCAGGCCAGTTTTATCCGGGCACCCGCCCCGGTTTGGAACACGCGGTCAAGGAGATGATCGGGCCTGGCCCGAGGCAGAAGGCGCTGGGGGTCATGGTACCGCACGCAGGTTATATGTATTCCGGCGGTGTCGCCGGCGAGGTCTACGGCGCAGTCGAGATGCCACGGTCGTTCGTCATAATCGGGCCTAACCATTCCGGACTTGGTCCGATGGCCTCGATAATGTCATCGGGAGTGTGGCGGCTGCCGGGAGGCGACGCAGTCATCGACGAGGAACTCGCAAACGCGGTGCTCAGTAACAGCAACAGCCTCGAGGCCGATGACCGGGCTCACATATTCGAGCATTCGATTGAAGTCCAGTTACCCTTCATGCAATATCTCGTAGGCGAGGTCAGCTTCGTGCCGATCTCGATGATGGCCCACAATCTCCAGACCTGCCGCGATATCGGCAGCGCCATCGCCAGGGCTGTCAAGGCGAGCAGTGATCCCGTCCTGATCGTTGCCAGTTCGGACATGACCCATTATGAGAGCCAGGCGCTTGCCCATGATAAGGATCAGCTTGCGATCGAAAAGCTGCTGGCGCTTGATCCGGAGGGCCTGCTTGAGACTGTCCTGACAAACCACATCTCCATGTGTGGCGTGGCGCCGGCGACCACCATGCTGTTCGCCTGTAAGGAACTGGGCGCCCGCGAAGCGCGTCTGGTCAGGTATCAGACCTCGGGGGACGTCACCGGTGATTACAGCCAGGTGGTGGGATATGCTGGCGTTCTGGTCAGCTGAATCCCGCATCGTCCAGGCAGGAAAAACCGGCCGCGGGAAAAATCTAACCCTATGACTTCGGATCCTCAGACAAATCCGGCCATCTTCTCCAGGGAGGTCATTCAGGCGGCTCTGGAATACAGGACGCTGCCTGATCCTCCGGACGAGGAATTCTACCGCCGTAAATCAGCATGTTTCGTCAGCATAAAAAAGGACGGCGACCTGCGCGGGTGCATCGGCACGCTGGAACCTGCCGAGGCTGACCTGGGGCAGGAGATCATCCGCAACGCTCAGTCGGCCGCATTTGGCGATCCACGGTTTCCCGCTGTGGTAGCCGACGAGTTCGATCACCTGCGATTCAGCGTCGACGTGCTCAGCGTTCCGGAGGATGTGCCCGGTCCTGAGCATCTGGACTGTAGCCGTTATGGCGTGATAGTCAGTTGCGAATATCGCCGAGGTGTCCTCCTTCCGGATCTGGAGGGCGTGGAGAGCGTGGAGCATCAGCTGGGGATAGCCTGCCAGAAAGCCGGCATCAGCCCTGCTGAAGAATTCGCCATCCAGAGATTCACTGTTTCCAGGTATAACGAGGATTGGCAGCCGGGAGATGAACCCGGCGGGGGCAGTTGCGGCATCTGAGAAGCTGGTGCCGCGTCTCCGGGCAACCGGTTCGGCGCCTGAACTAACCGGAAAACTGACAGGGCACAGGGATGGTTATCAGTCGATGACTGTCCCAAGGGTCTCGTTGAACTGGCCGTTCCAGAGCACCCGCTGCGAAGCGATGACGCCGCGGCGCTGAGCCTGGTTGGACCAGCTCCCGCCACTAATGTTCGCCTTTACCTCTAGAGGACCGCCCATCCTGCCGTCGTAGCGCATGATTGCAATGGAACCGGCCGTACCTGCAGCAGACAGCTGCGATGGCGCGCCGCCGATCTGGGCGCCATCTTCCAGGTTGATGAACGATACAGACACATCGACAGGTTCATTATTGGGATTGGCTACCATCACCCAGTTCTGTGAGCCTATGCTCTTCCAGTCATACCAGGTCCAGAGATAACGGCTTGAGAGCTGGTCTTGCGGTATACCAGGAACCTCCTCGAAGAAGCTGGTCCAGACCGAGCGCTGGGATGCGATTATATTGCGCGGGTCCATGCCGCCGATGCCGTCGGCATCGACCGTCGTGCTCTCAGCCCTCACTTCGACAGGGCCACCTTTCATTCCCGGGAAGAACGGTGTCCAGGGCGCATCTCCGGGAGCCAGGACTTTCTCTATGGCGACAGGCACCGGCTGGCCGGAGCTCTCGTCAGTGAACGAGACATGCACCTTCACGGTGTCCGGCCCCGGGTTGTACGCCAGCACATAGTTCTGGGCGCCGGGACTGTTCCAGTCGTACCAGGTCCAGTAGTAGCGGCTCGACAGCTGGTCCGCGGGCGTGCCCCGGACCTCGCTCAGATGCTCAGTCGGCAGTCCCTGGTCCTTGATCACACGCTGGGTCGCGATGATATCACTGCGGTCTGCGAGGTTTTCCCAGCTCGTGGGCGGGCCACCCTGCGCGTCCCTGTAGGCTTTCACTTCCACCGGGCCACCCATCTTGCCTTCATAGCTGAAGCTCCAGCTGTCGCCGGCGCTGCCAGCCGGATCAAGGACCCTGGAATCGATGACTGGAACAGGAGTGCCGCCGGAAACATCGTTGAACGATATATCCACTCTCACATGATCAGAAGTGGGATTCACCACGATGACCTCGTCCTGGTCAAAACCGGGGCTGAACTCGTCGTACCAGGTCCAGAGATAATGGCTGGAAAGCTGTCCGGCCTCGGTGCCAGGGACTTCCTCGAAATATCTGCCCTTCCAGAGGATCCGCTGGGAGGCGATTGCCTTGTCACCTGTTGTAGAGACGGCTCTGACGGGTCCGCCGGCTGCCAGGCCGGGAAACGACGGTGTGAGTGACTGGCCGGGCGAAGCTTCACCTGTGAAAGAACTATCCTGCGCCGAGCCTGATATGTCCTTCTGCTCGCCTCCTATGAAAAGATCGAACTTGAGATTAAAACCGGTCCCCGGAGGATTGCCCAGGATCATGTAATCGCTGCTGTTGGCGCCGTCATAACGGGCCCAGTAATAATCGCGCGATACTGCCGGCAGGCTGACGATAAAATCTCCGCCCGCCGTCACTGTATTGCCCGCGCTGTCGCTGATACTTACGCCGATGGTGTGAGCGCCTTCAGCAAGCCCGGAGACCGGGCAGGAGAAATCAGTAGCGGATACCGTGCATCCCGTCAGCGCCTGGCCGTCGAGGCTGACCGTAGTGCTGGACGTATCGATACCGGAGCCGGCGGCAGGATCAGATAGCGTGGCCGAGATAATTGTACTGGAAGTCGCGATCGTTCCTGCCGGCTGCAGGTTGGCGATTCCCGGAGAAACACTGTCGACGAAAAAGGCTCCCGTGAAAACGTTCGCGTTACCGCTGAGGTCATAGGAGATGATCTCGATGCCGTGGTTGCCCTGGGCAAGCCCTGAGGTCGGGCAGGAGACATGGGCCGCGGTCCTGGAGCAGCCTGCCAGCGGCTGTCCATCGAGAGCCACCGCAGTCGCGTTAGGATTCACTCCCGCGCCGCCATCTGCAAGGTCGGCTTCGATTGTGGGTCCTGTGATCGTTACGAAGCCACTACCGGGCTGTACATTGCTGATCGCCGGTCCCGTCGTATCCACTGTGAAAGTCCAGTGGGCGAGGGGATCTGGAGGTGGAGCGCTGACGCCATCGACACAGTTGCCCGCCTGGTCACAGGCGTAGACGCTGACATTATGGACGCCATCGTCGAACGCTCCACTGGCGCTGGGCACAAAGATGAAGCTGGTCGCGGTGATTGTGTTTACACCCATGCCCTGCGCTTCCAGCGTCTTGCTGCTCTGCCAGTCGATCAGGATGTAGACGTTGTCGGGCCAGCTCATGCCTGAACCGCTATCGCTGTAATCGTATCTGACTTCGGCGAGAGTATCGCTGGTGATCGATCCTGCCAGAGGGAGCATGTTGCTGATCTGGGGTTTTGTCGTATCCAGACGCCAGGAGACGCTGCCGCTGCCGGTATTGCCGGCGTTGTCGTCCATGTTGATGAAGAAGGTGTGCAGGCCGTCGGCGATCGAAGCAGGCGCATCGCAGCGCAGGTGAGAGGCGGAGGTCGTGACACAATTTGCGAGGGGCGTGACCACGTCCATGGTTGCCGAGATCGGCGATGTGGCTCCCGATAGCGTGTCGGCGTAGTCAGCCTCCACATACGCGGTTATGGAGCTGGAGACGCCTGAGGGCACTATACCGGTGATCGAGGTGCCGGTCATGTCGATCCTCACCTGAGCGGTCTTGGCAGCTTCCGCGTTCCCGGCGAGATCGACGGAATAATATGAGAGCGTGTGGACGCCTTCGCCGCTGACGGCAGCATTGGTTCCCGTCTGGACGCTCCCGCTGTCGACTGTGAAGAAAGTCGCCGCGCAGCCGGTGCCGCTAATATTATCCACGCATGAAAGATTGACCGTCACGTCGGAGCTGCTCCAGCCAGCGGGAGCGTTTTCCGATGTCACCGGAGCAGTCGTATCGAGCCAGGCATACTGGGCCGCCCAGGGCAGGGAATCACTGCCGCCGCTGAGCGTGAAGGGGCTGTCGACGAATCCGTTGTGATCTGTGTCGGGCGTCGTCCAGTTGCTCCAGTAGTTACCACCGGTGGGGGCTATCCTGTTGAAGATGTTACCGGTTCCGGAACAAGTGGCCTGGGTCGCGTTGTCGATGAAATTGTTGTTATAGATCTCATTGTTGTCGCTGCTGTCGATGGTCAGTCCGTATATGAAGTTGTTGCGGATGTCATTCCACTTGACGATATTGCCGTTGCTTCCTGATGAGACAGCCAGGCCGGTACCGTTGTAATTGATGACATTATTGATAAGGGTGTTGGAACTCGACTGTGAGATGCTGACGCCGTTGCCGCCTCCGGGAGAGCCTGTTGGATCGAGCGATAAAGTGAAGAAGTTACCGGAGACCACGTTGCCGTCGCTGAAGTTGACAAGTTCGATATTATTGCCATTTCCGGCGGCGTAGTTACCGGTTATCTCGTTGCCAGTGGATTCGCTGAGATAGATTCCGGTGATGGGAAAAGAATAGATATTATTGTCGTTGGCGGAATTGCCGCTTATCTGGCTGTTCGTCGTCCTGTAGAACTGCATCCCGTAGCCGTTCCCGGAAAAAGTGTTGTTCGTGACCGTGCAGTTCGAGCAGTTCTGCAGAGTGATGCCTGAATCGAATCCCGATGCCACCAGGTTCCTGACAGTGACCCCTCCGATGGTGCCGGAATCAACGCTCACTTCGACGCCGACGGGATTGCCGGTACCGGAGCCCTGACCCTTGAGCGAGTGGTTGTTTCCATCCAGGGTAACGCCAGGGCTGGCGATCACGATTCCGGCATCATAACCGGTGTCGACCGTGATCTCCTGAGTCACGGTGCAGGTCTTTGTGGTGAAATTCCAGGAACCGATGAAGGAGCAGTCGCCGCCGGCAACGTCAGAGATGACGTAAAGCGGATTGTTAGCGGCCTGGGCAGGCGCAGCGAACATGCAGACCAGCCACAGCGCCACAAATGAAATAAAGGCGAGATGGATGGCGAGATGTTGCCGCCGGTGAGGCATGCTGGGGCTTAATCCTTTTGGATCACTGATAGAACGCACTTCCTGAAATAACAAAAAGACTTCCCATATTCCGAGTTCCAGTACAGTTGCCTCCGCACCAGCCCGGCAAAACAGGGATGATTGATTTTAACACCCGCAGGAAATTATGTAAACGCATGGCGAAGCCTGCCGTGCGCCACGCAGCAGCAGTTATTCGTTCTGATAAAGTATAAAAATGGGTGCAACTGCAATCATCGCCATCTTCGGACCCACCGCAGTGGGCAAGAGCCGGGTGGCAGTAGCTGTCGCGAAAGAACTTGATGGCGAGATAATCTCCGCCGACTCGATGCAGGTCTACCGGGGGCTGCCCATCCTCACCGATCAGCCGACGGGGGAAATGCTGGC
Proteins encoded:
- the rny gene encoding ribonuclease Y, producing the protein VSVVPLPSDEMKGRIIGREGRNIRALDNISGIDVIIDDTPEAVVLSGFDGVNREIARLTLTKLLSDGRIHPARIEDTYKQAKAEVEKAILEAGEQATLEANIHGVPENLVKLLGRLKYRTSYGQNVLAHSLEVSHLAGIMAAELGANVKIVKRAGLLHDIGKAVDHQIEGTHADIGANLAKKNRESQAITHAIEAHDSDVEPQTVEAVLVQAADAVSAARPGARRDSLESYIKRLESLENIAVSKKGVEKCYVMQAGREIRVMVKPGEIDDSEAALLSREIAKEIEKQLDYPGQIKVTVIRESRATEYAK
- the miaB gene encoding tRNA (N6-isopentenyl adenosine(37)-C2)-methylthiotransferase MiaB, coding for MNEHDSERIRGVLEEDGWQPVDDPESADLLLFNTCSVRESAENRLLGRLGEARRLKNERPDRLIALAGCFAQSRQSEIFDQLPFLDIAFGPRNIGELPELIDAVSTSTGSRAYSFDDNPSLSGALPSRRLDRHRAWVQVMTGCTNFCSYCVVPSVRGPERSRKELNIIDEVKALVDDGVVEVTLLGQNVNSYGLDLEGGMAGDRRFASLLAELDAIEGLQRVRFTTSHPKDLSPALVEAIRDVPVVCEHIHLPVQSGSNRVLERMNRGYTREHYLKLIDSLYTAVPEIAITTDIIIGFPGEKEEDFYRTMTLAGECRFDGAFTFLYSARTGTEAAALTGLIPPGTMKRRMGELVGLIQQTALAKNESLVGTTAEVLVEGASRHGGGQWRGRTRTNKIINFSAAETGEPPAAGLLTPVQIDSATSTTLRGRQD
- the amrB gene encoding AmmeMemoRadiSam system protein B, yielding MTPVREAAVAGQFYPGTRPGLEHAVKEMIGPGPRQKALGVMVPHAGYMYSGGVAGEVYGAVEMPRSFVIIGPNHSGLGPMASIMSSGVWRLPGGDAVIDEELANAVLSNSNSLEADDRAHIFEHSIEVQLPFMQYLVGEVSFVPISMMAHNLQTCRDIGSAIARAVKASSDPVLIVASSDMTHYESQALAHDKDQLAIEKLLALDPEGLLETVLTNHISMCGVAPATTMLFACKELGAREARLVRYQTSGDVTGDYSQVVGYAGVLVS
- the amrA gene encoding AmmeMemoRadiSam system protein A, with product MTSDPQTNPAIFSREVIQAALEYRTLPDPPDEEFYRRKSACFVSIKKDGDLRGCIGTLEPAEADLGQEIIRNAQSAAFGDPRFPAVVADEFDHLRFSVDVLSVPEDVPGPEHLDCSRYGVIVSCEYRRGVLLPDLEGVESVEHQLGIACQKAGISPAEEFAIQRFTVSRYNEDWQPGDEPGGGSCGI
- a CDS encoding right-handed parallel beta-helix repeat-containing protein: MPHRRQHLAIHLAFISFVALWLVCMFAAPAQAANNPLYVISDVAGGDCSFIGSWNFTTKTCTVTQEITVDTGYDAGIVIASPGVTLDGNNHSLKGQGSGTGNPVGVEVSVDSGTIGGVTVRNLVASGFDSGITLQNCSNCTVTNNTFSGNGYGMQFYRTTNSQISGNSANDNNIYSFPITGIYLSESTGNEITGNYAAGNGNNIELVNFSDGNVVSGNFFTLSLDPTGSPGGGNGVSISQSSSNTLINNVINYNGTGLAVSSGSNGNIVKWNDIRNNFIYGLTIDSSDNNEIYNNNFIDNATQATCSGTGNIFNRIAPTGGNYWSNWTTPDTDHNGFVDSPFTLSGGSDSLPWAAQYAWLDTTAPVTSENAPAGWSSSDVTVNLSCVDNISGTGCAATFFTVDSGSVQTGTNAAVSGEGVHTLSYYSVDLAGNAEAAKTAQVRIDMTGTSITGIVPSGVSSSITAYVEADYADTLSGATSPISATMDVVTPLANCVTTSASHLRCDAPASIADGLHTFFINMDDNAGNTGSGSVSWRLDTTKPQISNMLPLAGSITSDTLAEVRYDYSDSGSGMSWPDNVYILIDWQSSKTLEAQGMGVNTITATSFIFVPSASGAFDDGVHNVSVYACDQAGNCVDGVSAPPPDPLAHWTFTVDTTGPAISNVQPGSGFVTITGPTIEADLADGGAGVNPNATAVALDGQPLAGCSRTAAHVSCPTSGLAQGNHGIEIISYDLSGNANVFTGAFFVDSVSPGIANLQPAGTIATSSTIISATLSDPAAGSGIDTSSTTVSLDGQALTGCTVSATDFSCPVSGLAEGAHTIGVSISDSAGNTVTAGGDFIVSLPAVSRDYYWARYDGANSSDYMILGNPPGTGFNLKFDLFIGGEQKDISGSAQDSSFTGEASPGQSLTPSFPGLAAGGPVRAVSTTGDKAIASQRILWKGRYFEEVPGTEAGQLSSHYLWTWYDEFSPGFDQDEVIVVNPTSDHVRVDISFNDVSGGTPVPVIDSRVLDPAGSAGDSWSFSYEGKMGGPVEVKAYRDAQGGPPTSWENLADRSDIIATQRVIKDQGLPTEHLSEVRGTPADQLSSRYYWTWYDWNSPGAQNYVLAYNPGPDTVKVHVSFTDESSGQPVPVAIEKVLAPGDAPWTPFFPGMKGGPVEVRAESTTVDADGIGGMDPRNIIASQRSVWTSFFEEVPGIPQDQLSSRYLWTWYDWKSIGSQNWVMVANPNNEPVDVSVSFINLEDGAQIGGAPSQLSAAGTAGSIAIMRYDGRMGGPLEVKANISGGSWSNQAQRRGVIASQRVLWNGQFNETLGTVID